aggtcttgtatttaaccactccagatacgattaagcaccgaccttacctacttggagaggtttcgcagttccatgcaaccttcacaactggctatgaaatgtttttggagaaattgtctttgaaaatcgcgccatgtgacattgtcaaatataacaaatgacttagcaatgtaaaacggtccaatcacgagtctgcattcaacttctaacgaacatcaaacagtaaaagtaaacttttttgtgaactaaaatcttgatcgaaaaaacgttataaaaagagaaccccatggtttttagatgatttgaaatactttttaaaatccacaaattatactgaatccaatcatacatatgaagttcctgtcgactctgggtgtttttttggccatctcctttaaatTAGGCTATTTCTTTGAATACAAGGCCGGCCGCGTGGGATAGAGATAAAAACTAAAACCTACATGGTTAATAGAACCGGCCAGTGATTCACGTTGGTTAAAATTAGGGAAAGGAAAAAAACCGGACGCAGCTTTTTTAGTTATGGTACCCGAGTTATGCTGTATTTCGTAACTtgtaaataattgattttgtGTGTAACTTTTGctgtattatgattattatctttaatcaataaaatgcttagtgtatttttttagggtaatttaatttgtattacgGTGTAAGAGCTCAATGTATCTATAGGAAATTACCTCTGTATAAAATGGTTTACTATGATAATGTTATAATCTAAAGCACTTCCTTGTATCAACAAGTTTTATAAACGACCTAATACTTGACCTggcttttgttattttagtgTCAATTTGCAATCATTAAAACTGAATATTGTATAATCGTGCATTATTCACTTATTTTTCATTATAAGACTAAATAATTCGTAGACgtcgcaaaaataatattagccAGGCCTAAATTCAagtgttttacatttttatttattttattttgtagtaataATTTGTACTGTTATATGGTAATATATGGTAAGCGAGTTGTCTATAATAAGCGTGgtacaaaactatatttttatacaaacccTTTGAAGAAATCATTTATCCATCTCGAATGCAAGATTAGAATTAAACGAAAAAGGTGGTAActataactttaattttaaataaaaccttatttcaaTAAGCATAGCCTTTCTTTTCTTCTCTCTTCAATCCTAAGTACCCGATTAGACACCAGAACATTGTTATGAAGGCAAAACCTATAGAATCTTGGAATATGAAATCATTGACGTAACCATTTTCTAAGAGCACTCCTGCGCCGTCTTTTATGCAAGTTGAAGTTTCATTTGATGGACAATCTGAAACACAAGAACTAGGTTagtacatataatttttttattgcaatgtTTTAGCGTATAATTTTGATTGTATTACTCTGATctgtcatttaaatatttttcagtgaacatagttttgaatatttttcagtgaAGTGTTCTGGTAGATATTTCTTATTGTGTTTAGTTAGCTGGCTTAAAACAAAAAGTGAAGTTGAGGATGCCAAACACCAAGTGCATTATGCATTCGCGAAGAAAATGGTGACAAAGAAAAACGTACACGTTTTGAATAAAGcctaaagaagaaaaatatttttttgaatcgaAATAGAATTCAAATATTAGTTCTACGAACCTATTTCAGAAAAGCACAAAACTAGTTTACATAATAGGCTTCATCTCTATTATGCTAATTCAGTACCTAACGCACTAgtcttagaaaaatatattatagtaaaTCAAATTCTTTGTAATCATTTTAATAGCTTGTTGTAGGCATCCGTTTGTGGCATGGgaaaatattgaattatgaTATTTAATGTTTGgtgtttattatgatttatatgTAGTTATTATTTATAGCTAACTGAACATGATAGACCATGGTCTTTTACGTGTATATGTACTTATTCTAATACTACACTACACTAAACTCTTTCCGGTCgttcggattgccgtcccatcgggttatgagagtgaaggaataggtaGTCCACCattgtctgcgcaaatgcttgtgcactataatatgtcctgcgcagctggctgatgtcgttaagtgagaacagccgccgtggccgaaatcggccgaaGACGCCATTACACTAAACAGTGACCCACAGTTTAGTATACTAAACTGTGGGTCTTCTATTCATCATCCCACTGTTTAGTGTAATGTTTAGTGTAAGCATTTTATAAAATGCTTTTTGTGATATAAAAGGTTCATATAATTTATTACGGCCAGTTGTATCTCTTACCATTAATCTTAGTTCTAAGAAGCGCTTCAATGGAGACAAAGTTGAAGATTGGAATTGtacggtttatttttaataaaatagccGCTTTGTGCTCTAAAGTTGATTAAAAGAGGTGAAGGACAAGTCATGTTAATAGATCTCCAACATGGAAGTAATAAAAATtcagttgtttattttgtaacatcaaatgcagtacaaaataaaactacagtCGCATAcgtactttaaaattaaaagaaaatgcgACATTGATTAGCTTAGGCTCCTTCTTTAACTTCagtttccaatattctatctatcttttgatttatttaatagagatagaatattgggaattgCCCTGAATCTTAAACTGTTAGTTACTCACCAATAAAGTCAATCTGCCTCCAATAAATATTGCTGATCGAATCCATAGCATAGTAGAAGTGCGATATGTACTTCACAGGATAGATCCAAGGTGGTAAGGATGATAGCCTCAGGAATGCTCCTGACATGAGCAGCAGTGGCAGGTCTACGCAAGGCATCACGTCGCCTATGATGCCCGTGGAAGTGAAGAGGGCTGCCATGCCAAGACCTGAGAGAAATTCGTTGAAgtttagttttcagtagaaAAATTACAGTCTTAAGGACTGAAACAGGTTTGACTGTTAGTTAAGCTTACCTACGAACCTACATTGTCTTTTTCTGTAATTATAAGAGCGACGTGAGAGCCGATTCAAAAAAATAGAAGCTGCTATGGATGACTAGAAAGACATGGTTTTCGGAAACCGAgcttttggaataaaaaataagttgttGCACCTAATGCACTGGTCATCTGCAACTCCTAGATGCATGAAAGCTCCttcagtaaatattttaaaaataatgctgccgttaattactttttatcatATGGTCAAGTCTAAAAGGTTAATGCCCGATTGAGGCCAAGGGATTATAATAACATGTATCTAGTACGCGAAAGAAAAAAATCGTGCGTCAggtgaaatgtaaaaaaaagttatggGCCTCAAGATGTCAGTTGTCACTTCAAGTTAAACCAGTCATTGATCTTATGGTGTTTAGCACACCATACAAACCAGTAGGCGTATAGAATATAGTAGTAGGTGTAACCAAACTACGTTGTACCTACTATTTGCCTATTTGCATAAGACCTCTATAGTGATGTTCAATTAAGGGAACTGGGTCGTATTGTTACTGCAATGCATTGTTCATTCATAGTCAGTTAAGTGCATCTTACAAATCGAAGATACACCCATTATACGTCCATTTTTACCCGATTTTGAGACGATGGGGGTTTAGGTACATATTCATCATCATATGcatagctttttcccaactatattggtgtcggcttccagtctaaccggatgcagctgaatgaGGAGCGACAAggagtttaaaaatataatcaggGCATTAATAACATTAACTTACCGTAGGCAACAGCAGGTACAGAGCTAAGAATCAAAAGGACGGTGAACTCcgtagctgtcaaaatgtagtTCGGAAGATCTACTGCTAAAGTAGAAATGGAGACCAACGTGATTGGCCATATTATACAGCGAGGCACCTGTGGAATAATATGAATAAGAAGTAAGTAAGTGACATGGTAACTGCAAAAGATTGACAAGTTCAGTCAGACAGTAAATATTTTGCCTCTGGCGATCAACTCAAACgagtatttgaatttaaattgagGTACCCAGCAAATATCTTAGACACGCTAGTTGCTGTTTTTACTTCTTCAGCAAACAGCTACTCTATATTGGTACCTACACTACAGTGCAATATCTTTTTTCTGAAGGTGACCTGGTATTTAGGATATCGAAAAAGATTCTAGGCGTTAGTAAGAGGTCCTTGGTACATCTCAGCTATTTCAGACTTATAATATCAGAGGTTGCacgtaataggtacctaccttatgATAATGTTACTACCTACACTACTAACTCTATTTAGACCATGCTTCTCGTTAAAAAGAACGCAAAGGTACACTTAAAGCcaaaatacttacaaaactCAGTAACCTAGACACAAAATAAGCCGAACACTTATAAACCCCGGCTTCTCTCTTGAACAAGGATATTTCGTACTCGAACGCATAGAGGGCGCTGTAGGAGACCCCGAAGGACACCTCGCTGGTGATCAGCCAGAGGAAGCCGCGCATCGCTTGGACTCCCAGCTGGGTGGTACCTGACGCTCCTCCGTAGGCTACGCAGAGGACTAGGGATGTCGCTACCTATGGAGTTTACAAATTTTGCATTAGAGCCACTGACACCTATTGTTCGGGGAATTTGACGAGATAACAAAAAGGTAATTGATGAATATTTTGGtatctatattttgttttagaaagaAACACCACACTATGAGTTTTAACTATTGAAGCTTTACATTTGAATTTATGCGCAACAGAAAAGAATATGAATTGCAAACGCTAAAAGAAACTGTACCTAATTTATAGATTATGTACTTAAAAAGTTTGAAATCGCTGCCTTGAGCAAACCTGGTGATTAACACTCATTCGTTCTTTGTATGAGGAAGCcacaaaatattcttaaaagtacctacatgatTTGTGTGCAGAATCAAAACAACAGACAGCTATGCATATTTTAAAGAAgataatttaacattttatctatttttaattaattaattaaatagtttcTATGCTAAACAGGTGCAAAGTTCTTGTTTTGTCTAGTAAATTCGATGTGTAACTGTAAGACCTTGAACCtagctttttattatatttatatttaactacGCTAGACAACTTACCACGGATATAACCAGCTGTATTAGTTGGTTCTTTATTTCTCTCTTCAGTGACAGAGACAGCCtccataacaataaataaacctgTTTAAACCAATTCCTTTGGATGCTGTAATAtataagataaaattaaaataaatttaaaaaaagttcgtGAAGAAGATTGAGAAGTTAAtggtttcttaatattttttctgacgattttaatgaaaattattttgtttagtgTGAAACATAAAATACTTGTTCTTGTAAAGCGTAGCTAAagtaaatttattttgtttatagtgACTTTTATTCGAAATCTTTCCtgaatttgactttgactgTCACTTAAAAGACATGcgacattaaaaaataaggtAGTTTGAAGGTATATCTCAGAAGTTAATACATGCACATTTTAAGCggcatttaattaaattttaagtaATGTGAAACATCAAAGTTGATAAGCAAGATGGATCTTACTATAAGAGGATGTTCTAATGTATCAAAAAGCCAGAAATATTATATCATTTACATACGAAACAGGTGTGGAAATATCTCGATCGGTATGTATTCCAAAAGAATTTTAGTACTAATTTAGAATTCTGGAATTCAGTCCAAGGTAATAACTTAGTCTTGCTAGACTGATATTGTATCTAACACATTGAATATTATTTACGTGTAGGTATGTAAGTATGCGATTTCACTGCTGTTTTACTTAACATCGTccagtttttttgttatttcatgaAGTAAAGTATATGAAACCTAAGTTTGTTCTAAAAGTCGCAACTTTACCATTAACGTACCTATTAGCATTTAAATATCTAACAAACGCTTTAACCGATCATCAACATTGTCTATGGTTTGACCATAAATAAGAAGGCCCACATACAAAACCTTCATACACATATGACCTTTATGGAAACAAAATCTCAATCGGCCCATCTTTATAGCTCAAGATACTTACGGTCTATTATAGTTATGTACCAAATCGGGTCGTGATGGGGTGTCTACGTCAACTGCCAACCGGTTTTGGGATAATTCTACCAGTTTTTCAACGTTCATGTTGGAGTTTGACACCGCTCTTATGTAGAATTCTGCCGGATTGTAGTTTAGCGGACACCGAAGGCCTATGCTGGAAATGAGACTTTTATCAGTAAGTTTTAAACTGtaacaaattgaattttaaaatcctGTCAATTTCAAAACAACGCAgtgcattaatttatttttttttaattaaaagataaaagCGACTAAAAATATGTAGAAGATACGTAATTTGtctattatttatatctttaaaTTGACATGCAGCTCAATAATTCCATTAATTTTATTGGACACTCCTATttgatatttagatttttataaataagaacaACGGGCTAATTATACTTGTGTTCTTTATGCTGATCATAAACATTGGACTGATTAATTTACGACCAACATCGCACCAGGAGCTCGGTAATTatcatgttttacaaataatattataatataaatgcaTTAAAATTTCCACAAGTGTCTTTCCTTATATTCTTAAAAGCTatgtttttgcaataaattCGTCGTGAATTTGCATGCAGACAAGTAAACAATGGATTTGTAGACTAACTATTGAACGTCTAATGGTCGAAACGATCGTAATTCTTATAAAGTGaagtttaattttgattttatggaAAACTATAAATGTTAGCATTCCGCAAACGTTGTTGTTGTCCGGTTTAAACTTTGACTAGTTTTTAAAGCTTCAAATTGTGTATATTCAGACTTTTTATTATGCTTATAATTCGATGAAGACAAAGTCATTACTTAATTTCGTTGTCATTTCAAGTTACACGGTTGAGTCAAAATAAGAGCCTTAACTTTCctaaaccaaataaaattaagccCATAGATATTTATTGTTGTAAACTTATAATAAATGCGTATGTGAACAACAATAATGTCTAAATAACAACCGAATCCAAACTAATAATGACATAACGTAATAAAGATGAAATATAACAATCTGGTCCATTATCTGTCTCAGGAATGACGAaacaaatttttgtataatttatttgataattctgGCCTTTTCGGATCGGTAGGCGGTTATAACCAGAATTCCTTTAATGGTAGTcgctttttttacaatttatttaatattcatgaGCGAAAAAGACAATTTTTAGTGCGGTAAATTagttacctatttttatttttttagttatctGACAATTTTGCTATCACGATTTCTTAGGAGTGTCTAGTTATGTATTTGAAATTCTTAGAATGAGTAGTCATCAAAGTGGGGTCAACTTTTAATATGTAAATCTAGTACGATATTTCACCTATTCATAACTTTGTTGTGCAATATTTGTTATTTCCCTAAATCACCTCGAACTTGGACTAGCTTTTCACTTAACAGTACCTAAATGCTGTTTATTACCTTTTATTCACTTGGCACAATAGTACCTCAATGTTAATATGGGCAAAAAGTAGTTTAAGCAATGAACTTTCGATTATAATTATGCTGCTTATGTCACCGTTAATATATTATAAGCAATCAAATTCTAAACACATACAAGAAACCAAGCTGACCAAAACATACCTCTCAAACGCATTACTACACTCATCCTGGGTCCCATGGAACAGCAGTCTTCCCTCAGCCATCAGTAACACAGAGCTGAACTCCTTAAACAGGTCACAGGAGGGCTGGTGCACGGAACAAATGACGATCCTGCCGGTGGTCGACAGCTTCTTCAGAACGGCTACCACGAGGAGTGCGTTGTAACTGTCAAGGCCAGTTGTGGGCTCATCGCAGATTAAGATTTGAGGGTCTGATAGAAGCTGGAATTGAAGAGGCTTTTAGTAATGTATCTTGGAAAATCAGGTGATATCTTAGCAGGTAATTGGCGCCTCGTTTTACACCttgtttaaatgaataaaacaaatgatggaGCATCCTTTGAAGATACAAAACTA
Above is a window of Helicoverpa zea isolate HzStark_Cry1AcR chromosome 1, ilHelZeax1.1, whole genome shotgun sequence DNA encoding:
- the LOC124634216 gene encoding protein white-like is translated as MELNLYDKEPVENDVVIRIKGLKVWTPEEKSWWRRKPTKSRSVILNNVSGSIRQGEFAAIIGPSGAGKTTFLVSLAGKCTLPSEGSVTLWARNVKACEGAVEIVPQHETFMDGLSVMEHLVFMTEMKIGSCKDLRNKARLYGLVEEFKLKPHVNTPVGGLSGGERRLLSLATTLLSDPQILICDEPTTGLDSYNALLVVAVLKKLSTTGRIVICSVHQPSCDLFKEFSSVLLMAEGRLLFHGTQDECSNAFESIGLRCPLNYNPAEFYIRAVSNSNMNVEKLVELSQNRLAVDVDTPSRPDLVHNYNRPIQRNWFKQVYLLLWRLSLSLKREIKNQLIQLVISVVATSLVLCVAYGGASGTTQLGVQAMRGFLWLITSEVSFGVSYSALYAFEYEISLFKREAGVYKCSAYFVSRLLSFVPRCIIWPITLVSISTLAVDLPNYILTATEFTVLLILSSVPAVAYGLGMAALFTSTGIIGDVMPCVDLPLLLMSGAFLRLSSLPPWIYPVKYISHFYYAMDSISNIYWRQIDFIDCPSNETSTCIKDGAGVLLENGYVNDFIFQDSIGFAFITMFWCLIGYLGLKREEKKGYAY